A window of Chloroflexota bacterium contains these coding sequences:
- a CDS encoding site-2 protease family protein codes for MIIVLSAIVVLSLLMFVHEFGHLVMAKRIGLHVEEFGLGYPPRLITLARIGETMYTLNLIPFGAFVRLAEEGAPGTLFTDKEAHARAAFLLGGPALNLMLSVVLFSIGFVTGWPVAHDLAVGVQKVLPGSVAYAIGFEDNDLILAVDDHEVSTVLDLIVYARSVNGDIRKVTIRRHGRRLTLSLPPGGPWFVKMESRGVAVRNDAGWVEVVSYPWPEAIRRAVMETLLSVSSLFLLPIKILRGLIPVDLVRPVGPVGIAQLTGQAAQQIVTSGWWFPLLQLIATLSAALAATNLLPFPGLDGSRLLFVTLEALRGKHIDPARENLIHFVGIILMLVLVLIVTYYDVTAPYPFGGR; via the coding sequence TTGATCATTGTCCTTTCCGCCATCGTTGTACTGAGCCTACTAATGTTTGTCCATGAATTTGGCCACCTGGTTATGGCCAAACGGATTGGGTTACATGTAGAAGAGTTCGGACTGGGATATCCTCCGCGTCTGATTACCCTCGCTCGCATCGGCGAAACAATGTATACCCTGAATTTGATACCCTTTGGAGCATTTGTCCGCCTAGCAGAAGAGGGGGCACCAGGCACTTTGTTCACCGATAAAGAGGCACACGCGCGTGCTGCATTCTTGCTCGGTGGTCCTGCGCTGAATCTGATGCTGTCTGTTGTCCTCTTCAGCATTGGGTTTGTAACGGGCTGGCCTGTCGCACATGACCTGGCAGTAGGGGTACAGAAAGTATTGCCTGGTTCTGTGGCATATGCGATAGGCTTTGAGGACAACGATCTAATCCTAGCTGTGGATGATCACGAAGTCTCTACTGTGTTGGACCTTATCGTCTATGCCAGGTCGGTGAACGGTGACATCAGAAAGGTAACCATTCGCCGTCATGGACGCCGCTTGACCTTGTCTCTGCCACCTGGAGGGCCTTGGTTTGTGAAAATGGAATCACGCGGTGTGGCGGTGCGCAACGATGCCGGCTGGGTAGAGGTCGTCTCCTACCCATGGCCTGAAGCTATCCGCAGAGCAGTGATGGAAACACTGCTCTCTGTCTCGTCTCTATTCTTACTGCCCATAAAAATACTGCGCGGTCTAATTCCCGTGGACTTGGTGCGTCCGGTTGGCCCGGTTGGCATCGCTCAATTGACTGGGCAGGCTGCCCAGCAGATAGTAACTAGTGGATGGTGGTTCCCCTTGTTGCAACTCATCGCAACTCTCAGTGCAGCGCTCGCTGCAACAAATCTCTTACCCTTTCCTGGTCTCGATGGGAGTCGTTTGCTCTTTGTCACCCTCGAAGCCTTACGAGGCAAGCACATAGACCCCGCCAGAGAGAATCTGATCCATTTTGTAGGTATCATCCTGATGCTTGTGCTGGTTCTAATCGTGACCTATTATGACGTCACGGCTCCGTATCCCTTTGGCGGACGTTAA